A genomic region of Rhodospirillales bacterium contains the following coding sequences:
- a CDS encoding AsmA family protein, giving the protein MVLLDEKPKKKELTPRQKRFRLWARIVLTVAFLFGLSLWVLSVIGSDNPALKEGLEKYLTGATGMEARIGKLNYMGFFPDLELDVEDVDFLNKEKGTAEIKIDSLLFSMRFWDMFVSRQRYETIEIKGARLAPGIMTAKGITLDFMGLRMQGEGDNARPVFDFNGRYGNDEQKINGRFNVEKQGVFYVLPETGSAFDLALGDLDIKGHLSGQDGLKISIDQLSGAGTGENPPLTGDVTLRQFAGTTSAEGQLQYAASKLAYDLDFDDDETSGTVTADPLALEDISPLIALYEQIAVFLPGSDASGLSFAENNIDMDIAIKNLTGNGQTLGNIDIPLAVKKNKMTAGPLKGKLSGGHPAGRITLTGSSGEETPAKLDIDVEMPEWAYGDVLAAYKGVSDVTGNADIHARLQASGYSSEELIGALAGEIVMIAGEGEMKSRALNIWGRGLVNSILPDLDPEAETQLNCVIADFKVENGVAEASPFFMDTGRLTLMGTGTVNLTDQTIDMKLKPKPKQAALLDIAQPVRISGPLTEPDIAPDTLALGLKLGELFLGTINPAFLAYTLTDLGLTDKHPCRPFLEGDEAASDTDQADQPEENAPAAESAPAEENADTPTGSTLNE; this is encoded by the coding sequence ATGGTACTCCTTGACGAAAAGCCAAAGAAAAAAGAACTGACGCCGCGCCAAAAACGTTTTCGGCTATGGGCCCGGATTGTCCTGACCGTGGCCTTCCTGTTTGGTCTGAGTTTATGGGTGCTGTCTGTCATCGGCAGCGATAATCCGGCTTTGAAAGAAGGGCTGGAAAAGTACCTGACGGGCGCAACCGGGATGGAGGCCCGCATCGGCAAGCTAAACTATATGGGCTTTTTTCCTGATCTGGAGCTGGATGTTGAAGATGTCGATTTTCTCAATAAGGAAAAAGGTACGGCGGAAATCAAGATTGATTCTCTTTTGTTTTCGATGCGGTTTTGGGACATGTTTGTATCCCGCCAGCGCTATGAGACGATAGAGATCAAAGGCGCCCGGCTGGCCCCCGGGATCATGACGGCCAAAGGGATCACCCTTGATTTCATGGGGCTGCGCATGCAGGGCGAAGGCGATAACGCCCGCCCGGTTTTTGATTTTAATGGCCGCTATGGCAATGACGAACAAAAAATCAATGGCCGGTTCAATGTCGAAAAACAAGGCGTGTTCTATGTCTTGCCGGAAACCGGCAGCGCGTTTGATCTGGCTCTTGGAGATCTTGATATCAAGGGGCATTTGTCGGGACAAGATGGCCTGAAGATATCTATCGATCAATTATCCGGGGCGGGAACCGGTGAAAACCCGCCTTTGACCGGGGATGTCACACTGCGGCAATTTGCCGGCACAACCAGTGCCGAGGGACAGTTGCAGTATGCCGCCAGCAAACTGGCCTATGATCTGGATTTTGATGATGACGAAACATCAGGCACCGTCACGGCCGATCCGCTGGCGCTCGAGGACATAAGTCCTTTAATAGCCTTGTATGAGCAAATAGCTGTATTCTTGCCGGGAAGCGATGCGTCTGGTCTGTCATTCGCAGAAAACAATATTGATATGGATATAGCGATCAAAAACCTGACCGGGAACGGGCAAACGCTGGGAAATATTGATATTCCCCTTGCTGTTAAGAAGAACAAAATGACGGCGGGCCCGTTAAAAGGAAAACTGTCCGGCGGGCATCCGGCGGGCCGTATAACCCTGACCGGAAGTTCCGGCGAAGAAACACCCGCCAAGCTGGATATTGACGTGGAAATGCCGGAATGGGCTTACGGGGATGTCTTGGCCGCTTATAAGGGGGTGAGTGATGTCACCGGAAACGCCGACATCCATGCTCGGTTACAGGCCAGCGGCTACAGTAGCGAGGAGTTGATAGGCGCTCTGGCCGGAGAAATTGTCATGATCGCCGGGGAAGGCGAGATGAAAAGCCGGGCGCTGAATATATGGGGCCGTGGTTTGGTTAATTCTATATTGCCTGATCTTGATCCGGAAGCGGAGACGCAGCTGAATTGTGTAATTGCTGATTTCAAGGTTGAGAACGGCGTGGCGGAAGCCTCTCCGTTTTTTATGGATACAGGGCGGCTGACGCTGATGGGAACGGGAACTGTGAACCTGACCGATCAGACGATTGATATGAAGCTGAAACCCAAACCGAAACAGGCGGCGCTTCTCGATATAGCCCAGCCAGTGCGGATCAGCGGGCCTTTGACGGAGCCGGATATTGCTCCCGATACGTTGGCTCTGGGACTGAAGCTTGGCGAATTGTTTCTGGGGACGATCAATCCGGCGTTTCTAGCCTATACGTTGACCGATCTGGGGCTGACGGACAAGCACCCGTGCCGCCCGTTCCTGGAGGGGGATGAAGCTGCCAGTGACACAGATCAGGCCGACCAGCCTGAGGAAAATGCGCCTGCCGCTGAAAGCGCTCCAGCAGAAGAGAATGCGGATACACCCACAGGAAGCACTCTGAACGAATGA
- a CDS encoding pentapeptide repeat-containing protein, with protein sequence MAPASYNKLETISQKELDEAAKKHERFMKGMRGGARAVMKFKDLTGLNFSGTDFSQADFTGSIFVKANLAGGNFSGTSFFACDLRQANLENANFMRADFRGAYVAGANLSGANLDQADLREGRVLEKDRHGFLKARKREGVSPEDQNLHKTIFTGANLSETNMSGSRAAAADFSDADLTGVIVKDADFTGVNFEGANLSDANFTGATLTNANVHDAIMTGTVLDAAEIGGANLTEALTDENIGHDFEEIARSLPELLEDHTAWIASTGRKGQRLDLTGYDLRNVEDLATYPLTAIKAIEAKFLGQHLEGIEMQSALLDRADLRDCRLKGADLRGSSLKDAHLARADLSEINMSPLQFTNEDGSTWLQRVNISGANMRYAVLRGADLRDVIMMGVDLSYAILIDCDLRRADLTGAILDGADMDGALLSGAIIDERYNKS encoded by the coding sequence ATGGCGCCGGCCTCTTACAACAAACTGGAAACAATCTCACAAAAAGAGCTTGATGAAGCCGCTAAAAAGCATGAGCGGTTTATGAAAGGCATGCGCGGCGGGGCGCGGGCCGTCATGAAGTTCAAGGATCTGACCGGCCTTAATTTTTCCGGTACCGATTTTTCCCAAGCCGATTTTACCGGCTCTATCTTCGTCAAAGCCAATCTGGCGGGCGGCAATTTTTCCGGTACTTCGTTTTTTGCCTGCGACCTGCGGCAAGCTAATCTGGAAAACGCCAACTTCATGCGCGCCGATTTCCGGGGCGCTTATGTCGCCGGGGCTAACCTGTCGGGGGCTAATCTCGATCAGGCTGACCTGCGCGAGGGACGGGTACTGGAAAAGGACCGCCATGGTTTTTTAAAGGCCCGCAAACGCGAAGGCGTCAGCCCCGAAGACCAGAACCTCCACAAAACCATTTTCACCGGCGCCAATCTTTCCGAGACCAATATGTCGGGATCGCGGGCGGCGGCGGCGGATTTTTCAGATGCCGACCTGACCGGCGTTATCGTCAAGGACGCCGATTTCACCGGAGTCAATTTTGAAGGGGCTAACCTGTCGGACGCCAACTTCACCGGCGCGACGCTGACCAATGCCAATGTTCATGATGCGATTATGACCGGCACGGTTCTGGATGCCGCAGAAATAGGCGGGGCCAACCTGACCGAAGCCCTGACGGATGAAAATATCGGGCACGATTTCGAAGAAATCGCCCGGTCCCTGCCGGAACTTCTGGAGGATCACACAGCCTGGATTGCCAGTACCGGTCGCAAAGGCCAGCGTCTGGACCTGACGGGCTATGATTTACGCAATGTCGAAGATCTGGCGACTTATCCCCTGACCGCTATCAAGGCCATTGAAGCCAAATTTCTGGGTCAGCATCTGGAAGGCATCGAAATGCAAAGTGCCCTGCTTGATCGCGCCGATCTGCGTGATTGCCGCCTGAAAGGGGCTGATTTGAGAGGATCGTCCCTGAAAGACGCGCATCTGGCGCGGGCCGATTTATCAGAGATCAACATGTCGCCGCTTCAATTTACAAACGAAGACGGCAGCACATGGCTGCAACGCGTTAATATCAGCGGCGCAAATATGCGCTATGCCGTGCTGCGCGGCGCTGATTTACGCGATGTCATCATGATGGGCGTTGACCTTTCCTATGCCATTTTGATCGATTGCGACCTGCGCCGCGCCGACCTGACCGGGGCGATTCTCGACGGAGCCGATATGGACGGCGCCCTGTTATCCGGCGCTATTATTGATGAAAGATACAATAAAAGCTGA
- a CDS encoding insulinase family protein, giving the protein MKHFLPVFCLLFLAFALPAQAAERFLDIKEVTSDKGLSAWLVEDHTLPVIAVKFAFTGAGSINDPEDKQGLAQLLSNTLDEGAGDYDSQAFQKALTDHSISLRFGAGRDDFTGSLKTLTRHKDLAFDLLTQALTAPRFDPDAVERMRQSNLTRIRSSLSDPDWITARIMNDIAFAEHPYAMNSGGTLTTLLAITPDDLRAFAKDQLTRERLKIAVTGDITADELKAVLDHVFGALPAVKRETVDLSAEVQNAGVIALYKKDIPQTIIQISQPGIGHDDPDYFPAKIMDFILGGSGFGSRLTEEIREKRGLTYGIHTGFYELDYLKAYTAQTSTKNETAGEMLTLIKAEWQKMKDQPVSAEELAAAQSYLVGSMPLSLSSTDRIAGMMLSLQTDHLPIDYLDHYAERVEGVTIEDIARVSKRLLTPDALTIVMVGQPEGITPTKTIETLPNVE; this is encoded by the coding sequence ATGAAACATTTCCTTCCGGTTTTTTGCCTCCTGTTTCTTGCCTTTGCGTTGCCGGCGCAGGCCGCCGAGCGTTTTCTCGACATTAAAGAAGTTACCAGCGACAAAGGCCTTTCCGCGTGGCTGGTCGAGGACCACACGTTGCCGGTGATTGCTGTCAAATTCGCCTTTACCGGAGCCGGTTCGATCAATGATCCTGAAGACAAGCAGGGGCTGGCGCAGCTTTTATCCAATACGCTGGATGAGGGTGCCGGCGATTACGATTCACAGGCTTTTCAAAAAGCCCTGACCGACCATTCCATTTCCCTGCGTTTCGGAGCGGGCCGCGATGATTTTACAGGATCGTTAAAAACCCTGACCCGGCATAAGGATCTGGCTTTTGATTTGCTGACGCAGGCGTTAACGGCGCCGCGTTTTGATCCGGACGCCGTCGAGCGCATGCGGCAAAGCAATCTGACCCGTATTCGCTCGTCGCTTTCCGACCCGGACTGGATTACCGCCCGGATCATGAACGATATCGCCTTTGCCGAACATCCCTATGCCATGAACAGCGGCGGGACGCTGACAACGCTGCTGGCTATTACCCCCGATGATTTGCGGGCATTTGCCAAAGACCAGCTTACCCGCGAGCGGCTTAAAATTGCGGTAACCGGCGATATTACGGCGGATGAGCTGAAAGCGGTTCTCGACCATGTGTTCGGTGCGCTTCCCGCCGTCAAACGCGAGACTGTGGACCTGTCCGCAGAGGTTCAAAACGCCGGCGTGATTGCCCTGTACAAAAAAGATATCCCGCAAACCATCATCCAGATCAGCCAGCCGGGTATCGGGCATGACGATCCGGATTATTTCCCGGCCAAGATTATGGACTTTATTTTGGGCGGCAGCGGATTTGGCTCTCGCCTGACCGAAGAAATCCGTGAGAAACGCGGGCTGACTTACGGGATTCATACCGGTTTTTATGAGCTGGATTACTTAAAAGCCTATACCGCCCAGACCTCGACCAAAAATGAAACCGCCGGGGAAATGCTGACCCTTATCAAGGCTGAGTGGCAAAAAATGAAAGACCAGCCGGTCAGCGCCGAAGAGCTGGCCGCCGCGCAATCTTATCTTGTCGGCTCGATGCCTTTATCCTTGTCCTCTACCGACCGGATTGCCGGAATGATGCTGAGCCTGCAGACCGACCATCTGCCGATTGACTATCTGGATCATTACGCCGAACGGGTTGAAGGCGTCACCATCGAGGATATCGCCCGCGTGTCCAAACGCCTGTTGACCCCCGATGCCCTGACCATTGTGATGGTCGGCCAGCCCGAAGGAATTACCCCCACAAAAACCATTGAGACCTTGCCCAATGTTGAATGA
- a CDS encoding RluA family pseudouridine synthase, with amino-acid sequence MSGVQHITVGPEDDGQRLDRWFKKHVPGVPFGLLQKLIRKGQIRVDGKRAKTDTRLTTGQDVRIPPVQDPETKSKIRRLSPEEKAYIRSLVIYDDGDVVALNKPEGIATQGGTGQGGHHIDGLLDGLKNKDGIAPRLVHRLDKETSGVLLLARSAAAVRKLGDSFKSKDVKKIYVAIVVPAPEEYEGTVKAPLLKVKDKTVVDTDEGKYAATDFVVLDKAGKAAAFMAFWPRTGRTHQIRVHAASVMECPILGDDRYGGKVPEELEELDLAKRMHLHALRIIVPHPVQNKKILDLKAPLPDDLRKSWKALGFSPNLKIDPFE; translated from the coding sequence ATGAGCGGCGTTCAGCATATAACCGTCGGTCCCGAAGACGATGGCCAGCGCTTAGACCGCTGGTTTAAAAAACATGTACCGGGCGTGCCGTTTGGCTTGCTGCAAAAGCTGATCCGCAAAGGGCAAATCCGCGTCGATGGCAAGCGCGCTAAAACTGATACGCGCTTGACCACGGGCCAGGATGTTCGCATCCCGCCGGTGCAGGATCCGGAAACTAAATCCAAAATTCGTCGCTTGTCGCCAGAGGAAAAGGCCTACATTCGCTCGCTCGTGATCTATGATGACGGTGATGTCGTGGCCCTGAATAAGCCAGAGGGGATCGCCACGCAAGGCGGTACCGGGCAGGGCGGCCACCACATAGACGGTTTGCTTGATGGCCTGAAAAACAAGGACGGGATAGCGCCGCGTCTCGTTCACCGCCTTGATAAGGAAACATCCGGCGTTCTTTTGTTGGCACGTTCGGCAGCGGCCGTCCGCAAACTGGGCGACAGCTTCAAGAGTAAAGATGTCAAAAAAATCTATGTTGCGATCGTGGTTCCAGCGCCCGAAGAGTACGAAGGGACGGTTAAAGCCCCCCTGTTAAAAGTAAAAGACAAAACAGTTGTCGATACGGACGAAGGTAAATATGCGGCGACCGATTTCGTTGTGCTCGACAAAGCTGGAAAAGCTGCGGCGTTTATGGCCTTTTGGCCGCGTACGGGGCGCACGCACCAAATTCGCGTCCATGCCGCCAGTGTCATGGAATGCCCAATTTTGGGTGATGACCGCTATGGTGGGAAAGTACCGGAGGAACTGGAAGAACTTGATCTCGCAAAGAGAATGCATCTCCATGCATTGCGGATTATCGTCCCGCATCCCGTGCAAAATAAGAAAATTCTCGATTTAAAAGCGCCTTTGCCTGATGACCTACGGAAAAGCTGGAAAGCGCTGGGCTTTTCGCCAAATCTCAAAATCGATCCATTTGAATAA
- a CDS encoding ATP12 chaperone family protein: MKRFYKQVEPHESAAGYEIRLDGRPVKTPGGVCLLAPGKSLATAVAAEWQAQGEEIIPDSMPLTQILTTAQERVAQARPVMQAQVLNYLDTDLLCYPAGEPADLAARESERRAPWLDWFADTYGARLETTTGLAAVRHPEAAHEAVRETVEAMDDFHFTVLQLVTGLSGSLVLALAFINRACNPEDLFAAVHVEEQHKAALYNEDVHGPAPLEEKKQAAFRRDAEAAWQFLDLI, encoded by the coding sequence ATGAAACGGTTCTATAAACAGGTAGAGCCGCATGAATCCGCTGCAGGCTACGAAATCCGTCTGGATGGCCGCCCGGTCAAAACACCGGGCGGAGTGTGTCTTCTGGCCCCCGGAAAATCATTGGCCACCGCTGTGGCTGCGGAATGGCAGGCACAAGGCGAAGAGATCATCCCGGATAGTATGCCTCTGACCCAGATACTAACCACGGCACAGGAACGCGTGGCGCAGGCGCGCCCCGTGATGCAGGCACAGGTCTTAAATTATCTTGATACCGACTTGCTGTGTTATCCCGCCGGTGAGCCGGCTGATCTGGCCGCGCGGGAATCGGAACGGCGCGCCCCGTGGCTGGACTGGTTTGCTGATACGTATGGTGCAAGACTGGAAACAACGACGGGACTGGCCGCTGTGCGCCACCCGGAGGCCGCGCATGAAGCCGTTCGGGAAACCGTTGAGGCTATGGATGATTTTCACTTTACCGTCTTGCAGCTGGTCACAGGTCTGAGCGGCTCGCTCGTGCTGGCTTTAGCCTTTATCAACCGGGCGTGTAACCCGGAGGATTTATTCGCCGCCGTACACGTCGAAGAACAGCATAAAGCCGCCCTTTATAATGAAGATGTTCACGGTCCCGCTCCGCTGGAGGAAAAGAAGCAGGCGGCATTCCGGCGTGATGCCGAAGCGGCGTGGCAGTTTCTCGATCTGATCTAG
- the crcB gene encoding fluoride efflux transporter CrcB — protein sequence MQILFAIAAGGAIGAVLRHFTNNAVLHVLGHGFPWGIFVANVLGSFLMGVLISAFAHAYEPSQAMRAFLTVGMLGAFTTFSTFSMDTVLMIERGQYVLASAYVLGSVTLAIGGLFAGMMLVRMVAA from the coding sequence ATGCAAATTTTATTCGCTATAGCCGCGGGCGGCGCGATCGGGGCAGTGCTACGGCACTTCACCAATAATGCTGTCCTGCATGTTCTGGGGCACGGATTTCCGTGGGGCATTTTTGTGGCTAACGTGCTGGGGTCATTCTTGATGGGGGTTCTGATTTCGGCGTTTGCTCATGCTTATGAACCATCCCAAGCCATGCGCGCGTTCCTGACGGTCGGGATGCTGGGGGCATTTACAACCTTTTCAACTTTTTCGATGGATACAGTCCTTATGATAGAACGCGGACAATATGTTTTGGCCAGCGCTTATGTTCTTGGCTCGGTAACACTGGCAATTGGTGGCCTGTTCGCTGGGATGATGCTGGTGCGGATGGTGGCGGCATGA
- the mutL gene encoding DNA mismatch repair endonuclease MutL, translating to MRIRHLPETLVNQIAAGEVIERPAAAVKELVENAIDAGASRITVEIRDGGKSLIRVSDDGQGMSREELSAALDRHATSKLPGNDLLNIAHLGFRGEALPSIGAVSRMSIQSRETNATESWEITIEGGKKGEPQPCAHPQGTVVEILDLFYATPARLKFMKSERAEYGAVKDTLSRLAMAFPALGFCLIHDGKTVMNLPPGQNHKERLAGILGRDFYDNAIPIEAEREGIYLSGYASLPTFNRGTNQHQYLYVNGRPIKDRLVLGAIRGAYSDVLAHDRHPLAALFIELPATQVDVNVHPAKAEVRFRDAALVRGLLVSALKHALHENGQRASTSAAQQALDSLRPAHAPSVTPFLYNSYSPAPRPASSGALQAGLADSVRNFYQPFEPAARHENAPETRPESEPEAVHYPLGAARAQLHENYIVAQTPDGLVIVDQHAAHERLTYERFKNQIADNGIEKQGLLTPEIIEMEDTEMQRLIEQADELSRLGLEIEPFGPNAIAVQAVPALLGGRANIQGLIRDLADELTERDSVQGLEERINEVLSTMACHGSVRSGRRLTTEEMNALLRQMESNPKTGQCNHGRPTYVELKLSDIEKLFGRR from the coding sequence ATGCGAATCCGTCATCTGCCAGAAACACTCGTCAATCAGATTGCCGCCGGGGAAGTCATCGAAAGACCTGCCGCCGCGGTCAAAGAGCTGGTTGAAAATGCGATTGACGCCGGGGCCAGCCGCATCACGGTGGAAATCCGCGATGGCGGCAAGAGCCTGATCCGGGTGAGCGATGACGGGCAAGGCATGAGCCGCGAAGAGCTATCCGCCGCCCTTGACCGGCACGCGACGTCAAAGCTGCCGGGGAATGATCTGTTGAATATTGCGCATCTGGGGTTTCGCGGTGAAGCGCTGCCCTCGATCGGCGCGGTCAGCCGGATGTCCATCCAGAGCCGGGAAACAAACGCGACCGAGTCATGGGAAATCACCATCGAAGGCGGCAAGAAAGGTGAACCGCAGCCCTGCGCCCACCCGCAAGGGACGGTTGTTGAAATTCTCGACCTGTTTTACGCCACGCCGGCGCGGCTGAAATTCATGAAAAGCGAACGGGCCGAATATGGCGCGGTCAAAGATACGCTGTCCCGACTGGCCATGGCGTTTCCGGCGCTGGGCTTTTGCCTGATTCATGACGGTAAAACGGTCATGAACCTGCCGCCGGGGCAAAATCACAAGGAGCGACTGGCCGGGATTTTAGGCCGGGATTTTTACGATAACGCTATCCCGATCGAAGCCGAACGTGAAGGCATTTACCTGAGCGGTTATGCCAGTCTGCCGACCTTCAACCGCGGCACGAACCAGCACCAATACCTCTATGTCAACGGGCGGCCCATCAAGGATAGGCTGGTTTTGGGGGCCATCCGCGGCGCGTATAGCGACGTTCTGGCCCATGACCGTCATCCGCTGGCGGCGCTGTTTATTGAGCTTCCCGCCACGCAGGTCGATGTGAATGTCCACCCGGCCAAGGCAGAAGTGCGGTTCCGGGATGCTGCCCTAGTGCGCGGGCTTCTGGTCAGCGCCCTCAAGCATGCCCTGCATGAGAACGGCCAGCGCGCTAGTACCAGCGCCGCGCAGCAAGCCCTCGACAGCCTGCGGCCCGCGCATGCGCCGTCGGTCACGCCGTTTTTGTACAATAGCTATTCCCCGGCGCCGCGTCCGGCTTCCTCCGGGGCTTTACAGGCTGGGCTGGCGGATTCTGTCAGAAATTTTTACCAGCCTTTCGAACCGGCGGCCCGGCATGAGAACGCGCCTGAAACCCGGCCAGAAAGCGAACCGGAAGCCGTACACTATCCGCTCGGCGCAGCGCGGGCGCAGCTTCATGAAAACTATATCGTCGCCCAGACACCTGACGGGCTGGTGATCGTCGATCAACATGCCGCGCATGAACGCCTGACCTATGAGCGCTTTAAAAATCAGATCGCCGATAACGGCATCGAAAAACAGGGATTGTTGACCCCTGAGATCATTGAAATGGAAGACACCGAGATGCAGCGTCTTATCGAGCAGGCCGACGAGCTGTCGCGGCTGGGACTGGAGATCGAACCGTTCGGCCCCAATGCCATCGCCGTGCAGGCTGTGCCGGCGCTTCTGGGCGGGCGGGCCAATATTCAGGGATTAATCCGTGATCTGGCCGATGAGCTGACCGAGCGCGACAGCGTACAGGGGCTGGAAGAACGTATAAACGAAGTCCTTTCAACCATGGCCTGTCACGGGTCTGTGCGGTCCGGGCGGCGGTTGACGACCGAAGAAATGAATGCTTTGCTTCGCCAGATGGAATCCAACCCCAAAACCGGGCAGTGCAACCATGGCCGCCCGACTTACGTGGAACTTAAACTCAGCGATATTGAAAAACTGTTCGGGAGACGATGA
- a CDS encoding NUDIX hydrolase: protein MVRKTIKIALDSYQPENEKEKTDREAIVAFMNDNDDCFHRSCVPGHITGSALLINRTGDKVLLNHHRKLDLWMQFGGHCDGESDVLSVARRECIEESGIENVELVMPDVFDLDVHVIPENTTKGEPEHKHYDIRYLFRVTDDSDFVLSDESHDLRWCTYEEAKSLTTDPSVHRMLDKWRRMCEN from the coding sequence ATGGTTAGAAAAACGATAAAGATAGCCTTGGACTCTTATCAACCAGAAAATGAAAAAGAAAAAACGGACCGCGAAGCTATAGTCGCATTCATGAATGATAATGATGATTGTTTTCACCGGAGCTGTGTTCCCGGCCATATCACGGGTTCGGCGCTTCTCATCAACAGGACGGGCGACAAGGTTCTCCTCAACCATCACCGCAAACTTGATTTATGGATGCAGTTTGGTGGCCATTGCGACGGGGAATCTGATGTTCTGAGCGTTGCTCGCCGCGAATGCATCGAGGAAAGCGGCATCGAAAATGTTGAATTGGTCATGCCTGATGTTTTCGATCTCGACGTTCATGTGATCCCGGAAAACACAACAAAAGGCGAACCCGAACACAAACACTATGATATCCGCTACTTGTTCCGGGTCACGGACGACAGCGATTTTGTCCTCAGCGATGAATCGCATGATCTGCGCTGGTGTACATATGAGGAAGCCAAATCCCTGACAACCGACCCGTCGGTGCATCGGATGCTGGACAAGTGGCGACGCATGTGTGAAAACTAG
- the pgi gene encoding glucose-6-phosphate isomerase, whose amino-acid sequence MLNDKPEWVALSAHRRTLDNVHMRDLFAADPARFRRFSFKHGGLLFDYSRHRITEDTMAHLTKLARACDVEGWRDRMFAGDKINESENRAVLHTALRRPAGDRLEVDGEDIMPFVHDIFGRMRDFSDAVRNGAWKGYTGKRIETVVNIGIGGSDLGPLMVCETLKSYTSNELTVRFVSNVDGAQISETLRDCNPETTLFIVASKTFTTQETMTNAETAKAWLLAALKDEKAIARHFAALSTNSEAVTVFGITPDNMFPFRDWVGGRYSLWSAIGLSICCAIGFDKFRELLDGAHAMDQHFQQAPLEHNMPVIMALLGIWYRNFWDAESMAVLPYSQHLHRFPAFLQQLDMESNGKHVTRSGEIVPYATGPVVFGEPGTNGQHAFYQLIHQGTALIPCDFIAPAKAPSPHQNHHDILLANMLAQAQALMQGRDREHSDNDPQKVFDGNIPSTTLLMDELTPFHLGMLIALYEHKVFVQGVIWDINSFDQWGVELGKILAKNTLAALQGQHAAGNDQTTGGLTDYIRTHNS is encoded by the coding sequence ATGTTGAATGACAAACCTGAATGGGTGGCCCTGAGCGCCCACCGCCGTACTCTGGACAATGTGCATATGCGGGATCTTTTTGCCGCCGACCCGGCACGGTTCCGGCGCTTTTCCTTTAAGCATGGCGGTTTGCTGTTCGATTATTCCCGCCACCGGATCACGGAAGACACCATGGCGCACCTGACGAAACTGGCGCGGGCCTGCGATGTCGAAGGCTGGCGCGACCGGATGTTTGCCGGTGATAAAATTAACGAAAGCGAAAACCGCGCCGTTCTCCATACCGCCCTGCGCCGTCCGGCAGGCGATCGTCTTGAAGTCGATGGCGAAGATATCATGCCGTTTGTCCATGATATCTTCGGCCGCATGAGAGATTTCAGCGACGCCGTTCGTAACGGCGCATGGAAAGGCTATACCGGGAAACGAATCGAAACGGTCGTGAATATCGGGATCGGGGGCTCAGACCTTGGGCCGCTGATGGTATGCGAGACCTTGAAATCTTATACATCAAATGAATTAACGGTTCGTTTCGTATCGAATGTTGACGGGGCACAAATCTCTGAAACATTGCGTGACTGCAATCCCGAAACAACATTATTCATTGTCGCTTCCAAAACTTTTACAACGCAGGAAACCATGACCAATGCCGAAACGGCCAAGGCATGGTTGCTGGCGGCGCTGAAAGACGAAAAAGCCATCGCCCGGCATTTTGCCGCCCTGTCAACCAACAGCGAAGCGGTGACAGTCTTTGGTATTACGCCGGATAATATGTTCCCGTTCCGCGACTGGGTCGGCGGGCGTTATTCCCTGTGGAGCGCGATTGGTCTGTCGATTTGCTGTGCTATCGGGTTTGATAAATTCCGCGAACTTCTGGACGGCGCCCACGCAATGGACCAGCATTTCCAGCAAGCACCGCTGGAGCACAACATGCCGGTTATCATGGCGCTTTTGGGAATATGGTACCGGAATTTCTGGGATGCCGAAAGCATGGCCGTTTTGCCTTACAGCCAGCACCTCCACCGTTTCCCGGCGTTTTTACAGCAGCTCGACATGGAATCGAACGGCAAACACGTTACACGCAGCGGGGAAATCGTCCCTTACGCCACCGGCCCGGTCGTGTTCGGCGAACCCGGCACCAACGGCCAGCATGCGTTCTACCAGCTGATCCATCAAGGAACGGCCTTGATCCCGTGTGATTTTATTGCCCCGGCCAAGGCGCCCTCGCCTCATCAAAATCATCATGATATTTTGCTGGCCAATATGCTGGCACAGGCACAGGCCCTGATGCAGGGCCGCGACCGGGAGCACTCCGATAACGACCCCCAGAAGGTTTTTGACGGCAATATTCCCTCGACCACTTTGCTGATGGATGAGCTTACCCCCTTTCATCTCGGCATGTTAATCGCCCTTTATGAGCATAAGGTGTTCGTGCAGGGCGTTATCTGGGATATCAACAGTTTCGATCAATGGGGCGTGGAACTTGGTAAAATCCTGGCAAAAAATACGCTGGCCGCTTTGCAGGGACAACATGCCGCGGGCAACGACCAGACAACTGGCGGTCTAACCGACTATATCCGTACGCATAATTCCTGA